From Fragaria vesca subsp. vesca unplaced genomic scaffold, FraVesHawaii_1.0 scf0512900, whole genome shotgun sequence, one genomic window encodes:
- the LOC101293741 gene encoding uncharacterized protein LOC101293741, whose protein sequence is MLALIEGVSLAVQHGLVPLKVETDCQVLVDALQTRILRDSNLGFLMDDLREGLRTASAANLSFVRRSANRVAHSLAQAALHTRINLGFSIVPLLFVEELISDEYCNDP, encoded by the coding sequence ATGTTGGCTTTAATCGAGGGAGTGAGCTTAGCAGTTCAGCATGGTCTGGTTCctttaaaagttgaaacagATTGTCAAGTGTTGGTGGACGCATTACAAACAAGGATTTTAAGAGATTCAAACCTGGGATTCCTTATGGATGATCTGCGTGAAGGACTGAGGACGGCATCGGCTGCTAATTTGTCTTTTGTCCGCCGAAGTGCTAACAGAGTTGCCCACTCTTTGGCGCAGGCTGCTTTGCATACTAGAATAAATTTGGGTTTCTCTATTGTACCTCTTCTATTTGTTGAGGAGCTTATTTCTGATGAATATTGTAATGATCCTTGA